The Vitis riparia cultivar Riparia Gloire de Montpellier isolate 1030 chromosome 10, EGFV_Vit.rip_1.0, whole genome shotgun sequence genome includes a region encoding these proteins:
- the LOC117923087 gene encoding wall-associated receptor kinase-like 22: protein MESNNTLCQKGAVCINTNGSYYCNCSPGHYRDDAKPMYECVRNKGKLKAALLVSSGIVVTLVLLTLLAIGFWLNQELEMRKKSKLKQMSFKKNGGLLLEQQISSSSIGSRVEKTKLYTIEELEKSTNNFNAGRVLGKGGRGKVYKGMLLDGSIVAIKKSIVVDGRQVVEFINEVFILSQINHRHIVKLLGCCLESEVPLLVYEYVSNDTLSHHLHNEDHASTLSWEERLRIADEIAGALAYLHSYASTAILHRDIKSRNILLDENFRAVVSDFGLSRSIAHEKTHLSTLVQGTFGYLDPEYFRSGQFTDKSDVYGFGMILAELLTGEKVICSSRSEESLAIHFRLAMKQYFLFEILDKVIVNEGQEKEILAVAKIAKRCLKLSGKKRPAMKEIVADLHQLRRTMKQPSLKQTC from the exons ATGGAGTCAAACAATACTCTTTGCCAAAAGGGAGCTGTTTGCATTAACACAAATGGTAGCTACTACTGCAATTGCTCACCTGGTCACTACAGAGATGATGCCAAACCTATGTATGAGTGTGTACGCAACAAAGGAAAACTCAAGGCAGCTCTTCTTGTTTCTTCAG GAATAGTAGTCACTCTTGTTCTTCTCACCCTACTTGCTATTGGCTTTTGGTTGAATCAAGAACTtgagatgagaaagaaaagcAAACTCAAGCAGATGTCCTTCAAGAAGAATGGTGGTCTTCTACTGGAACAGCAAATCTCTTCAAGTAGTATAGGAAGTAGGGTTGAGAAAACAAAACTCTATACCATAGAAGAGTTGGAGAAGTCAACAAACAATTTCAATGCAGGTAGAGTTCTTGGAAAGGGAGGTCGTGGTAAAGTATACAAAGGGATGCTATTAGATGGAAGCATAGTGGCCATTAAGAAATCAATTGTAGTTGATGGAAGGCAAGTCGTTGAGTTTATCAACGAAGTTTTCATTCTTTCACAGATTAACCATAGGCACATAGTGAAACTGTTAGGTTGCTGTTTGGAGAGTGAAGTTCCTTTACTGGTTTATGAATACGTCTCCAATGATACTCTCTCCCACCATCTCCATAATGAGGACCATGCATCAACATTGTCTTGGGAAGAGCGCTTGCGAATTGCAGATGAAATTGCAGGAGCCCTAGCATATTTACATTCATATGCTTCTACAGCTATCCTTCATAGGGATATCAAGTCTAGGAACATACTGCTGGACGAGAACTTCAGGGCTGTGGTTTCTGATTTTGGACTTTCAAGGTCAATTGCCCATGAAAAAACACACTTGAGCACATTAGTGCAGGGCACATTTGGTTACTTGGATCCAGAGTATTTTCGGTCGGGTCAGTTTACAGACAAAAGTGATGTATACGGGTTTGGGATGATTCTTGCTGAACTTCTCACGGGTGAAAAAGTGATTTGTTCTAGTAGATCTGAAGAGAGTCTAGCAATTCATTTTAGATTGGCAATGAAACAATATTTCCTGTTTGAAATTCTAGACAAGGTGATAGTGAACGAAGGTCAGGAAAAGGAGATTCTTGCTGTTGCTAAAATTGCTAAGAGATGCCTGAAGTTGAGTGGGAAGAAAAGGCCAGCCATGAAAGAAATAGTAGCAGATCTCCACCAATTGAGGAGGACTATGAAGCAGCCATCACTTAAGCAGACCTGCTAG
- the LOC117923088 gene encoding wall-associated receptor kinase 2-like, whose protein sequence is MALQVIQVHLVTIIISIISLVFSLKETKASTAKPGCPETCGNLAIVYPFGIGEGCYLDKRFEITCNNYSNPHPVLRLDQKKEAEVLDMSLEHVRIRDWTSPLCYANNALEGKSYAQFTLAPPMEPFSYSHTENKLIGIGCDIFAYIGDFHSTNSSIKNFISGCVSVCNGQGWSWIDTNYSCSGIGCCQTTFPNDLPNFYVRVGNMSIWQEARDWSSNQCGIVLIAENNFSGFHQFDISFSNQNMKYFYPAVLKWEIGNKSCHETQKRGDYACGRNSRCVNSKKGSGYRCLCNPGYRGNPYLPDGCIGFFSSSTPTRIPK, encoded by the exons ATGGCTTTGCAAGTAATACAAGTTCATCTGGTCACGATCATCATCAGCATCATCTCCTTGGTATTCTCATTGAAGGAAACGAAAGCATCCACAGCCAAGCCTGGTTGCCCAGAGACATGTGGGAATCTTGCCATTGTTTATCCATTTGGTATTGGAGAAGGTTGCTACCTTGACAAACGTTTTGAGATCACATGCAACAACTACTCCAATCCTCACCCTGTTCTCCGCCTCGACCAGAAAAAAGAAGCTGAAGTTTTGGATATGTCTCTGGAACATGTGAGAATCAGAGATTGGACTTCGCCTCTTTGTTATGCCAATAACGCATTGGAAGGGAAAAGCTATGCCCAGTTCACATTAGCGCCCCCCATGGAGCCTTTCAGTTATTCCCACACTGAAAACAAGTTGATAGGCATTGGGTGTGACATATTTGCTTACATCGGCGATTTCCATAGTACAAATTCCAGCATCAAAAACTTCATCAGTGGATGTGTCTCCGTCTGCAATGGTCAAGGCTGGTCTTGGATTGATACTAACTACTCCTGCTCTGGCATTGGCTGCTGCCAGACTACTTTCCCTAATGATCTTCCCAATTTTTATGTACGGGTTGGTAACATGAGCATCTGGCAAGAGGCCAGGGACTGGTCCTCCAATCAATGTGGCATTGTCCTCATTGCAGAGAATAACTTCTCTGGATTCCACCAATTTGACATCTCATTCTCCAATCAAAACATGAAGTACTTTTATCCTGCAGTGCTTAAATGGGAAATCGGGAACAAGTCCTGCCATGAAACACAAAAGAGAGGAGATTATGCATGTGGCCGCAACAGTCGTTGTGTTAATTCCAAGAAAGGCAGTGGATATAGGTGTCTTTGCAATCCAGGCTACCGTGGGAACCCCTATCTTCCAGATGGCTGCATAG GTTTCTTCAGCAGCAGTACTCCCACTAGAATTCCGAAGTAG
- the LOC117924131 gene encoding wall-associated receptor kinase 5-like gives MSTWADGGDWPSNQCSLVLIAENNFSEFHQFDVSFSNVNKTYFYPSVLNWAIGNKSCHEAQKRGDYACGSNSRCVNSKKGSGYTCQCNSGYRGNPYLPDGCGDVDECMESNNTFCQKGAVCTNTNGSYYCDCPPGYYRDDDKPEYECVRDKGKHNPALLVSSGIAVTLVLLILLAISFWLNQKIEKRKKSKLKQMSFKKNGGLLLQREISSSSIGSSVEKTKLYTIEELEKATDNFNAGRVLGKGGHGKVYKGLLLDGSIVAIKKSIVVDERQVVEFINEVFILSQINHRHIVKLLGCCLESEVPLLVYEYVSNDTLSHHLHNEDHASTLSWEERLRIADEIAVALAYLHSYASTAILHRDIKSRNILLDENFRAVVSDFGLSRSIAHEKTHLSTLVQGTFGYLDPEYFRSGQFTDKSDVYGFGMILAELLTGEKVICSSRSEESLAIHFRLAMKQNFLFEILDKVIVNEGQEKEILAVAKIAKRCLKLSGKKRPAMKEIAADLHQLRRTMKQPSLKQTCQDNCPVSGRYSFSSASTSAVTEEYALQG, from the exons ATGAGCACCTGGGCTGACGGCGGGGACTGGCCCTCCAATCAATGTAGCCTTGTCCTCATTGCTGAGAATAACTTCTCTGAATTCCACCAATTTGACGTCTCTTTCTCTAATGTAAACAAGACGTACTTTTACCCTTCAGTATTGAATTGGGCAATAGGAAACAAGTCTTGCCACGAAGCTCAAAAAAGAGGAGATTATGCATGTGGCAGCAATAGTCGTTGCGTTAATTCCAAGAAAGGCAGTGGATATACTTGTCAATGCAACTCAGGCTACCGTGGGAATCCCTACCTTCCAGATGGCTGTGGAG ATGTTGATGAGTGCATGGAGTCAAACAATACTTTTTGCCAAAAAGGAGCTGTTTGCACTAACACGAATGGTAGCTACTATTGCGACTGCCCACCTGGTTACTACAGAGACGATGACAAACCTGAATATGAGTGTGTACGCGACAAAGGAAAACACAATCCAGCTCTTCTTGTTTCTTCAG GAATAGCAGTCACTCTTGTTCTTCTCATCCTACTTGCTATTAGCTTTTGGTTGAATcaaaaaattgagaagagaaagaaaagcaaACTCAAGCAGATGTCCTTCAAGAAGAATGGTGGTCTTCTACTGCAACGGGAAATCTCTTCAAGTAGTATAGGAAGTAGCGTTGAGAAAACAAAACTCTATACCATAGAAGAGTTGGAGAAGGCAACAGACAATTTCAATGCAGGTAGAGTTCTTGGAAAGGGAGGCCATGGTAAAGTATACAAAGGGTTGCTATTAGATGGAAGCATAGTGGCCATTAAGAAATCAATTGTAGTTGATGAAAGGCAAGTTGTTGAGTTTATCAACGAAGTTTTCATTCTTTCACAGATTAACCATAGGCACATTGTGAAACTGTTAGGTTGCTGTTTGGAGAGTGAAGTTCCTTTACTGGTTTATGAATACGTCTCCAATGATACTCTCTCCCACCATCTCCATAATGAGGACCATGCATCAACATTGTCTTGGGAAGAGCGCTTGCGAATTGCAGATGAAATTGCAGTAGCCCTAGCATATTTACATTCATATGCTTCTACAGCTATCCTTCATAGGGATATCAAGTCTAGGAACATACTGCTGGATGAGAACTTCAGGGCTGTGGTTTCTGATTTTGGACTTTCAAGGTCAATTGCCCATGAAAAAACACACTTGAGCACATTAGTGCAGGGCACATTTGGTTACTTGGATCCAGAGTATTTTCGGTCGGGTCAGTTTACAGACAAAAGTGATGTATACGGGTTTGGGATGATTCTTGCTGAACTTCTCACGGGTGAAAAAGTGATTTGTTCTAGTAGATCTGAAGAGAGTCTAGCAATTCATTTTAGATTGgcaatgaaacaaaatttcctGTTTGAAATTCTAGACAAGGTGATAGTGAACGAAGGTCAGGAAAAGGAGATTCTTGCTGTTGCTAAAATTGCTAAGAGATGCCTGAAGTTGAGTGGGAAGAAAAGGCCAGCCATGAAAGAAATAGCAGCAGATCTCCACCAATTGAGGAGGACTATGAAGCAGCCATCACTTAAGCAGACCTGCCAGGACAACTGCCCTGTAAGTGGAAGGTACTCCTTTTCTTCCGCATCCACAAGTGCAGTTACAGAAGAGTATGCACTTCAAGGCTAG